Genomic window (Methanosphaera sp. WGK6):
AACTTTTTCATTATCAATGTATTCAATTTGAGCTTGTTTTGGATTTCCAGAATAAACCGATAATATATCTTCTGAGAAATCATCTGGAATAATAATGGCTGCATAATAAGTTCCATTTTTCAATAAATCTCTAGCTTCATCTTCATCCTTATAAACCCAATTAAAATTTGAATTATTTTGTAATGTACTTACAACTTTGTCTCCATAATTATATGTAGTACCATTTACAGTAACTGGATTATCATTATTTACTATAATATAATCTAAATTATCAGTATCCTCATAGGGATCCCAACATGCATATATATTTATAATTGAGTATAATGATGGAAGAATTAATAATGCTACTAATACAATAATAACTATTGGATTTTTTATAGTAGATTTAAAATCATTTTTAATTATTTTTTTTACATTTTCAATCATTATATCACACTTATTTTGATAATTCTATTTTAATAAATTATTTTAATAAAAAATTATTAGAATATATCACTCTCTAAAAGTTCATTTATAATGTATTTAATTTAATATATATAATTTTTTGTATATATCTTATCTTTTTCATATAATATATTTTTCATAATTTGTCTTTTTAAAAATTTAAATAATACAATAAATATATTATAAAATAATGACCAAAGTCAAATAAATTAAAGAATTTAACTATAATCATTTTTTTTGTACATATAAAATAAGGAGGAGTTTTATAATGTGTATTGCAGCACCAGCAAAAATTTTAGAAATTAATAATAATGTAGCAACTTGTGATTTTGGTGGAGTTAAACAAGAAGCAAAATTAGATTTAGTTGAAGCAGATATAGGAAATTATGTGCTTATTCATTCAGGTTATGCTATAGAAGTATTAACTGAAGAAGCAGCTAAAGAAACATTAGATGTTTGGAATGACTTACTTGAAGAATTAGATTAAGTATTCTATTCTTCAAATACTTTTTTTATATTTTATCTATATTCACATTAAATTTTACATTAGGATATTTATTTCTTAGACTTATCATAAATTTTTCAAAATCAGTATAATCCACTTGATTTAACTTACTTTTCTTTATAATTTTCATATCATATGCAATAATTATTAATATTATTTCTTGTATTTTAGTTGTAACTATTTTTTTTGGAATTTCGGATTTATTATTAATGTTTATAGAAGATATTATTTTACCATTAAGATCTTTTCTTTTAATGTTATTGTATGTAATTGGATATATTCTTGTTTTATTAAGATTAATCAATGCATCAATCATGTTAATAAAGATACTTTTTTCATTGGATTTCTTTAATGTTTTTTGTATCTCTTCTATTAAATTTATTTTTTCACTTGTTGTTAATTTCTTATTTTCATATACTTCAATAGCATCTTTACTTAGGGAGTATTCTTTTTTAAAAGTATCATTTTTTCTTTCATATTTTCTCATTAATTGAATTAACTCCTCTGTAAATTCATTAATATTTTTAAGTTGTTTGATATCATTTTCATTATCTGACATAAATGTACTATTTATTTGAACATTTTCTAAAACATATTTTTCATTAGAGTATTTTACTAATTTTTTTAGAACTTCTATAAATACATGTTCATGTTCTTGCATAAATCGTTGAATTGTACGTGGAGATGGCACAAGACCTCTTGTTAGATATCTATAATAAATATTACATTCACAGAGTTCACTTATTTCATAATTATTTCTTAGATTATCGTAGGTTCCATATAATATTATACTTAAAAGTGTTGTTTTAGGAAATGCTGGACGTCCACGTGTTTTTTCATATTTTTTATCAAGATAATTAAAGTTTTCAGAAACAAATCTTTTAATAAAATGAGTAATATGATTGCGGGGAAT
Coding sequences:
- a CDS encoding HypC/HybG/HupF family hydrogenase formation chaperone, which gives rise to MCIAAPAKILEINNNVATCDFGGVKQEAKLDLVEADIGNYVLIHSGYAIEVLTEEAAKETLDVWNDLLEELD
- a CDS encoding transposase yields the protein MSYIDTGQTRLTFNTVDSNIPRNHITHFIKRFVSENFNYLDKKYEKTRGRPAFPKTTLLSIILYGTYDNLRNNYEISELCECNIYYRYLTRGLVPSPRTIQRFMQEHEHVFIEVLKKLVKYSNEKYVLENVQINSTFMSDNENDIKQLKNINEFTEELIQLMRKYERKNDTFKKEYSLSKDAIEVYENKKLTTSEKINLIEEIQKTLKKSNEKSIFINMIDALINLNKTRIYPITYNNIKRKDLNGKIISSININNKSEIPKKIVTTKIQEIILIIIAYDMKIIKKSKLNQVDYTDFEKFMISLRNKYPNVKFNVNIDKI